Proteins from a single region of Haloterrigena alkaliphila:
- a CDS encoding DUF5800 family protein, with amino-acid sequence MTTLAFDEEGIDVVYEGTEFRLERDLIEEATEKSYYDVTDHEVLKIVAEQPNLQGEPRRVGDILQ; translated from the coding sequence ATGACGACGCTCGCGTTCGACGAAGAGGGGATCGACGTCGTGTACGAAGGAACGGAGTTCCGCCTCGAGCGAGACCTCATCGAAGAGGCGACGGAGAAGTCCTACTACGACGTGACCGATCACGAGGTGCTCAAGATCGTCGCCGAACAGCCGAACCTCCAGGGGGAACCGCGACGCGTCGGCGATATCCTCCAGTGA
- a CDS encoding polymer-forming cytoskeletal protein, protein MAISRDPLDKLSVPDGTEVKEVDLVTAGDILIGARSTVDFGVRGRNVLAGESVEFGGAIEAEGDCRLDMWCEVAENVLVGQDAYIGERVHVGGEMKVAGDLDIGDDVEIEEGFEANGWIVIRNPMPTIVFLFVYLKHLLLIGEEETAQQLVSEMLEDDDAEADVEPLVIPRNATVSDDAWRVSTPATIGDDCRLHGNVRAETIDVGDDTTIFGSLRARGDITVGEGTRIHGDLTTRDGDVTIGAESRILGDVASANLELGPDAEVDGTIRARGEITMGTTEREPE, encoded by the coding sequence GTGGCCATCAGCAGGGATCCGCTCGACAAACTATCCGTCCCCGACGGGACGGAAGTCAAGGAAGTCGACCTCGTGACCGCCGGCGACATCCTCATCGGCGCTCGATCGACCGTCGACTTCGGGGTGCGCGGCCGAAACGTCCTCGCCGGCGAGTCCGTCGAGTTCGGCGGCGCCATCGAAGCCGAAGGTGACTGCCGTCTCGACATGTGGTGTGAGGTCGCCGAGAACGTGCTGGTCGGGCAGGACGCCTACATCGGCGAGCGCGTCCACGTCGGCGGCGAGATGAAAGTCGCCGGCGACTTAGACATCGGCGACGACGTCGAGATCGAGGAGGGGTTCGAAGCCAACGGCTGGATCGTCATCCGGAACCCGATGCCGACCATCGTCTTCCTGTTCGTCTACCTCAAGCACCTTCTGCTGATCGGCGAAGAGGAGACGGCCCAGCAACTCGTCTCCGAAATGCTCGAGGACGACGACGCGGAGGCCGACGTCGAACCGCTCGTGATCCCGCGGAACGCGACCGTCAGCGACGACGCGTGGCGGGTCTCGACCCCCGCGACGATCGGCGACGACTGCCGCCTCCACGGCAACGTCCGCGCGGAAACGATCGACGTCGGCGACGATACGACTATCTTCGGCAGTCTCCGGGCCCGCGGCGACATCACCGTCGGCGAGGGGACGCGGATCCACGGCGATCTGACCACCCGCGACGGCGACGTCACGATCGGCGCCGAATCCCGCATCCTCGGCGACGTCGCCTCGGCGAACCTCGAACTCGGTCCGGACGCCGAAGTCGACGGAACGATCCGCGCCCGCGGGGAGATCACGATGGGCACGACCGAGCGCGAACCCGAGTGA
- a CDS encoding electron transfer flavoprotein subunit beta/FixA family protein: MRSIVLTKGVPDFSEGAVSFDEDGHLERGKTPTVMNPNDKFAVEAALQTKVRHGGHVSGISMGPPGYADVLKEAMEAVYTDDSYLLSDRELAASDTWATAITLSAGLEKYQEEVGDVDIVFAGFKSADGETGQTGPQTAWALDWPIVTHVIALDIDPDERILRAKRLVEGDVDEIETVEAPLPCFVVTDPEFEPTYRKASHRLTRKRLRAETEERAADHDEHLTTWSQVDLNLDPDYIGLDGSPTIVSSVDPIPKAPSEREATMVDPGDEDAMSEVLEEMQPFAAEAGD; encoded by the coding sequence ATGCGATCGATCGTTCTGACGAAAGGCGTCCCGGACTTCTCGGAGGGGGCCGTCTCGTTCGACGAGGACGGCCACCTCGAGCGCGGGAAGACGCCGACGGTGATGAATCCCAACGACAAGTTCGCCGTCGAGGCGGCGCTGCAGACGAAGGTTCGCCACGGCGGGCACGTCAGCGGGATAAGTATGGGGCCGCCGGGTTACGCCGACGTCCTGAAGGAGGCCATGGAGGCGGTGTACACCGACGACAGCTACCTGCTCTCGGATCGGGAACTCGCCGCCTCGGACACGTGGGCGACGGCGATCACGCTCAGCGCCGGTCTCGAGAAGTACCAGGAGGAGGTCGGCGACGTCGACATCGTCTTCGCCGGGTTCAAATCCGCCGACGGCGAGACCGGCCAGACGGGCCCCCAGACCGCGTGGGCGCTGGACTGGCCGATCGTCACCCACGTCATCGCACTGGACATCGACCCCGACGAGCGGATTCTGCGGGCGAAGCGACTCGTCGAAGGCGACGTCGACGAGATCGAGACCGTTGAAGCGCCCCTTCCCTGTTTCGTCGTCACCGATCCCGAGTTCGAGCCCACCTACCGGAAGGCCTCCCACCGACTGACGCGGAAACGGCTCCGGGCGGAGACGGAGGAACGGGCGGCCGACCACGACGAGCACCTGACGACGTGGAGCCAGGTGGATCTGAACCTCGACCCCGACTACATCGGCCTCGACGGATCGCCCACGATCGTCTCGTCGGTCGATCCGATTCCCAAGGCGCCCTCCGAGCGGGAGGCGACGATGGTCGATCCCGGCGACGAGGACGCGATGAGCGAGGTGCTCGAGGAAATGCAACCGTTCGCGGCGGAGGCGGGTGATTGA
- a CDS encoding electron transfer flavoprotein subunit alpha/FixB family protein, translating to MTDVDPSEHTVDELTDELETIDDADELRAILEAEQAGRDRQTAREAVHRRLEAIGEADADETGESDGVEEGTETEGEYEETKETVGEEAEGEDVDEVADDDTEPDETDAEADDGLSHPTRDKKHVRGLEDGHYEDMWVFCETQGGELLEVSREMLGKARRLMDQFAEDYGDEERVVAFLMGDDCEGLAEECIAYGADVAVYHDDERLERFLHKPYAEITAHMARGEGTVESTDWRDYDKPRYVLFPATDNGRDLSAKVQAELDSGLASDCSDLFIEENEVSNPVKTGEPGVKKIFEKVLHMKRPDFSGFEYSTILCLDNPGREFHPQGASIIPGSFDPIERDDDREGLVIEHDIELDEDWFRVEITEHDRLEAGIDLTGHDVIVCLGRGIADDPTEGMELGLDLVDAFEDAELGITRGIVTSSYQFEGHVERYSKEERQIGETGQVVAPDLYIAAGVSGAVQHKVGMDESDTIVAINTDTDARIRDFSDYFVEGDLFEVVPRLTSAVESGELQLEPEAVADGSGGEDDD from the coding sequence ATGACCGACGTGGATCCCAGCGAGCACACGGTCGACGAACTGACCGACGAACTCGAGACGATCGACGACGCGGACGAACTGCGGGCGATCCTCGAGGCCGAGCAGGCCGGCCGGGACCGACAGACGGCCCGGGAGGCGGTCCACCGGCGACTCGAGGCGATCGGCGAAGCCGACGCCGACGAGACGGGCGAGAGCGACGGCGTCGAGGAGGGAACCGAGACCGAAGGCGAGTACGAGGAGACGAAGGAAACCGTCGGCGAGGAAGCGGAGGGCGAGGACGTCGACGAGGTCGCGGACGATGACACCGAACCGGACGAGACCGACGCCGAGGCGGACGACGGCCTCTCACATCCCACCCGCGACAAGAAACACGTTCGCGGACTCGAGGACGGCCACTACGAGGACATGTGGGTGTTCTGCGAGACGCAGGGCGGCGAGTTGCTCGAGGTCTCCCGGGAGATGCTCGGGAAGGCGCGGCGGCTGATGGATCAGTTCGCAGAGGATTACGGCGACGAGGAGCGGGTGGTCGCGTTCCTGATGGGCGACGACTGCGAGGGGCTCGCCGAGGAGTGTATCGCCTACGGCGCCGACGTGGCGGTCTACCACGACGACGAGCGCCTCGAGCGGTTCCTCCACAAGCCCTACGCCGAGATCACGGCCCACATGGCCCGCGGCGAGGGGACCGTCGAGAGCACCGACTGGCGCGACTACGACAAGCCCCGGTACGTCCTGTTCCCGGCGACGGACAACGGCCGGGACCTCTCGGCGAAGGTGCAGGCGGAACTCGACTCCGGACTGGCCTCGGACTGCTCGGACCTGTTCATCGAGGAGAACGAGGTCTCGAACCCGGTCAAGACCGGCGAACCCGGCGTCAAGAAGATCTTCGAGAAGGTCCTGCACATGAAGCGGCCGGACTTCTCGGGCTTCGAGTACTCGACGATCCTCTGTCTCGACAACCCCGGCCGGGAGTTCCACCCGCAGGGGGCGTCGATCATCCCCGGGAGCTTCGACCCGATCGAGCGGGACGACGATCGGGAGGGACTGGTGATCGAGCACGATATCGAACTCGACGAGGACTGGTTCCGCGTCGAGATCACCGAGCACGACCGCCTCGAGGCCGGGATCGACCTCACCGGCCACGATGTGATCGTCTGTCTCGGCCGCGGGATCGCCGACGACCCCACCGAGGGGATGGAACTGGGCCTCGACCTCGTCGACGCCTTCGAGGACGCCGAACTCGGCATCACGCGGGGGATCGTCACCTCCTCCTACCAGTTCGAGGGCCACGTCGAACGGTACTCGAAGGAGGAGCGCCAGATCGGCGAGACCGGGCAGGTCGTGGCCCCCGATCTCTACATCGCCGCCGGCGTGTCGGGCGCCGTCCAGCACAAGGTCGGCATGGACGAGTCCGACACCATCGTCGCGATCAACACCGACACCGACGCCCGCATTCGGGACTTCTCGGATTACTTCGTCGAGGGCGACCTGTTCGAGGTGGTGCCGCGGCTGACGAGCGCGGTCGAATCGGGGGAGCTCCAGCTCGAGCCCGAAGCCGTCGCCGACGGCAGCGGAGGTGAGGACGATGACTGA
- a CDS encoding FAD-dependent monooxygenase yields the protein MTERERYEAVVVGCGPGGAAAAARLADHGVETLVLERGMESGSKNVSGGLVYAEESAPYTLDDLFDGFREEAAERPVTDYYIHNVAGEKVKTFDLVDLHEHDTDWCDAVLRRKMDSWLEERVHEKTSATGGGVLTNVHVDGLLRENGEIVGVTCDELDPIEADLIVAADGVNSELAREAGLMDWEEPDEWFQGVKAVVDMEPDAIDDRFDIGPEEGAAHLFSGDLFEDVRGGGFLYTNEDSLSIGTVFHLDSLVEQGAEPHELLDALLTHPLLAQWLRDDYREREYAAKLVPDSKKVAHEEPYRDRLVLVGDAAGQMQAQGPIIKGMNHAVTAGALAADAFVVSRGNTDPEAAGRRYSEMLEKSGTMEKLRPRRYELTRSVGERDDVTNALERVLESRIGSLAVGNPIAERLLERAYNSPFLVSMLPDTSTGYVTLPSIIGAEHGRTIRWENDIETPSLEERIGDLTYDTDVGNPHIELLDESAEASGAAVAACPVSAEDFGGGCYRTERVQTNGSEETLVSLDTQPCIECGTCAIVADTEWTHPRGGKGVEYREG from the coding sequence ATGACTGAGCGCGAACGGTACGAGGCCGTCGTCGTCGGCTGCGGGCCCGGCGGGGCCGCGGCCGCCGCGCGACTGGCCGATCACGGCGTCGAGACGCTCGTCCTCGAGCGGGGGATGGAGTCGGGTTCGAAGAACGTCTCGGGCGGCCTCGTCTACGCCGAGGAGTCCGCGCCGTACACGCTCGACGACCTGTTCGACGGCTTCCGGGAGGAGGCGGCGGAACGGCCCGTCACGGACTACTACATCCACAACGTGGCGGGCGAGAAGGTCAAGACGTTCGACCTGGTCGACCTCCACGAGCACGACACGGACTGGTGCGACGCCGTGCTCCGCCGGAAGATGGACTCGTGGCTCGAGGAGCGCGTCCACGAGAAGACCAGCGCGACGGGCGGCGGCGTACTGACGAACGTTCACGTGGACGGCCTGCTCCGTGAAAACGGCGAGATCGTCGGGGTCACCTGCGACGAACTCGACCCCATCGAAGCGGACCTGATCGTCGCCGCCGACGGCGTCAACTCCGAACTCGCCCGCGAGGCGGGCCTGATGGACTGGGAGGAGCCCGACGAGTGGTTCCAGGGCGTCAAAGCCGTCGTCGACATGGAGCCGGACGCCATCGACGATCGATTCGATATCGGCCCGGAGGAGGGCGCCGCCCACCTGTTCTCTGGCGACCTCTTCGAGGACGTCCGCGGCGGGGGGTTCCTCTACACGAACGAGGACTCGCTGTCGATCGGGACCGTCTTCCACCTCGACAGCCTCGTCGAGCAGGGGGCCGAGCCCCACGAGTTGCTCGACGCCCTGCTCACGCATCCGCTGCTCGCCCAGTGGCTCCGGGACGACTACCGCGAGCGGGAGTACGCCGCGAAACTCGTCCCCGACTCCAAGAAGGTCGCACACGAGGAGCCCTACCGCGATCGGTTAGTCCTCGTCGGCGACGCCGCCGGTCAGATGCAAGCTCAGGGTCCGATCATCAAGGGGATGAACCACGCGGTCACCGCCGGTGCGCTCGCCGCCGACGCCTTCGTCGTCAGCCGCGGCAACACCGACCCCGAGGCCGCCGGGCGGCGGTACTCCGAGATGCTCGAGAAGTCGGGCACGATGGAGAAACTGCGACCCCGACGGTACGAACTGACCCGCTCCGTCGGCGAGCGCGACGACGTGACGAACGCGCTCGAGCGGGTCCTCGAGTCGCGGATCGGTTCGCTCGCGGTCGGCAACCCGATCGCCGAGCGCCTCCTCGAGCGGGCGTACAACTCGCCGTTCCTCGTGTCGATGCTCCCGGATACGAGCACCGGCTACGTCACGCTCCCGTCGATCATCGGGGCAGAACACGGCCGGACCATCCGCTGGGAGAACGATATCGAGACCCCCTCTCTCGAGGAACGGATCGGCGACCTCACCTACGACACGGACGTCGGCAACCCCCACATCGAACTCCTCGACGAGTCGGCCGAAGCCAGCGGCGCCGCGGTGGCCGCCTGTCCGGTCAGCGCCGAGGACTTCGGCGGCGGCTGTTACCGCACGGAGCGCGTGCAGACGAACGGCTCCGAGGAGACGCTCGTCAGCCTCGACACCCAGCCCTGCATCGAGTGTGGCACCTGCGCCATCGTGGCCGACACCGAGTGGACCCACCCGCGGGGCGGCAAGGGGGTCGAGTACCGCGAGGGATAG
- a CDS encoding helix-turn-helix domain-containing protein: MSLIVEFELRTPILRHAADAIGELRLEELYGIESGTAKLLFWAIDEEFGPFESALAADPTIAEYTALDDAPDRTLYSVALTDAAADKLTYPIAAELDIAFLDIDLVDEAVVRARVPSRDALFTYRQRCLEKGVGVRLRRIYREQEPDVDPYGVTDSQREALLAALEDGYFEVPRDATLSDVAAELDISDQALSARLRRGQATLLRHTLADDPI, encoded by the coding sequence GTGTCTCTGATCGTCGAGTTCGAACTGCGGACGCCGATCCTCCGCCACGCGGCGGACGCGATCGGCGAGCTCAGGCTCGAAGAGCTGTACGGCATCGAATCGGGCACCGCGAAGCTGCTGTTCTGGGCGATCGACGAGGAGTTCGGACCGTTCGAGTCGGCACTGGCGGCGGATCCGACCATCGCGGAGTACACCGCTCTCGACGACGCCCCGGATCGAACGCTCTACAGCGTCGCCCTGACCGACGCGGCGGCCGACAAACTCACGTATCCGATCGCCGCCGAACTCGACATCGCGTTCCTCGATATCGACCTGGTCGACGAGGCGGTCGTCAGGGCGCGGGTCCCCTCCCGCGACGCCCTGTTCACGTATCGCCAGCGCTGTCTCGAGAAGGGCGTCGGCGTTCGACTCCGGCGGATCTACCGGGAGCAGGAGCCGGACGTCGACCCGTACGGCGTCACGGACAGCCAGCGGGAGGCCCTGCTGGCCGCGCTCGAGGACGGCTACTTCGAGGTCCCCCGAGACGCGACGCTTTCGGACGTCGCCGCGGAACTCGACATCTCGGATCAGGCGCTGTCGGCCCGCCTGCGCCGCGGACAGGCGACCCTGCTTCGCCACACCCTGGCCGACGACCCCATTTAA
- a CDS encoding HalOD1 output domain-containing protein produces MTARETGSDSLAPTDRFVYQADPDQSPSEAVIDAITAQSDADDPMAVADAFGPLYDVIDPAALDSLFEATRTTQRSDGSVSFRYAERDVRVDTTGRVELVPVE; encoded by the coding sequence ATGACAGCACGAGAAACCGGATCCGATTCGCTCGCCCCGACGGACCGATTCGTCTACCAGGCCGACCCCGACCAGTCACCGAGCGAAGCGGTGATCGACGCGATCACCGCGCAGTCGGACGCGGACGATCCGATGGCCGTCGCCGACGCGTTCGGACCGCTGTACGACGTGATCGATCCCGCGGCTCTGGACTCGCTGTTCGAAGCCACGAGGACGACCCAGCGATCGGACGGCTCGGTCAGCTTTCGCTACGCAGAACGGGACGTCAGGGTCGATACGACGGGACGGGTCGAACTCGTTCCCGTAGAGTGA
- the phoU gene encoding phosphate signaling complex protein PhoU, with protein sequence MARKSYQEKLAELREDLLYMSEVVMERLRMGLDALEQKDDELAREVIEGDGEINRMYLDLEQDCIDLLALQQPVASDLRFIAASFKIITDLERIADLAVNLGEYTLEAEENLFPDVDVQEMGELTLDMIEDAMLAYDEEDTESCRELAARDDNLDQFAERASEIVVRDLIERELDSADNIELLLQDVSRLLLTIRDLERVGDHAVNIAARTLYMVENDDELIY encoded by the coding sequence ATGGCCAGGAAATCCTACCAGGAGAAACTCGCGGAGCTCCGCGAGGACCTCCTCTACATGAGCGAAGTCGTCATGGAGCGATTACGAATGGGACTCGACGCCCTCGAGCAGAAAGACGACGAACTCGCCCGCGAGGTGATCGAGGGCGACGGCGAGATCAACCGGATGTACCTCGATCTGGAACAGGACTGCATCGACTTGCTCGCCCTCCAGCAACCCGTCGCGAGCGACCTCCGGTTCATCGCCGCCTCGTTCAAGATCATCACCGACCTCGAACGAATCGCCGACCTCGCGGTCAACCTCGGCGAGTACACCCTCGAGGCCGAGGAGAACCTCTTCCCCGACGTCGACGTCCAGGAGATGGGCGAGTTGACCCTCGATATGATCGAGGACGCGATGTTGGCCTACGACGAGGAAGACACCGAGTCCTGTCGGGAACTCGCCGCTCGCGACGACAACCTCGACCAGTTCGCCGAGCGAGCCAGCGAGATCGTCGTTCGGGACCTGATCGAGCGCGAACTCGACTCGGCCGACAACATCGAACTGCTGCTCCAGGACGTCTCCCGACTCCTGTTGACGATTCGGGACCTCGAGCGCGTCGGTGATCACGCGGTCAACATCGCGGCGCGGACGCTGTACATGGTCGAGAACGACGACGAACTGATCTACTGA
- the pstB gene encoding phosphate ABC transporter ATP-binding protein PstB produces MSNDQLTSTETESTDDQPAPTPGTDSLTDSVDPDEGATPTAERTILEARDLSVYYGEEQALDGVDIEIPEKQVTAVIGPSGCGKSTFLRCINRMNDLVDAARVEGELLFDGKNVYDEDVDPVALRRKIGMVFQSPNPFPKSIRDNVAYGLKVQGKDENVDEQVRKALERAALLEEVEDQLDSSGLDLSGGQQQRLCIARAIAPDPDVILMDEPASALDPVATSKIEDLIEDLAEEYTVVIVTHNMQQAARISDKTAVFLTGGELVEFDDTDKIFENPEHDRVEDYITGKFG; encoded by the coding sequence ATGTCGAACGATCAGCTCACGTCCACGGAGACGGAATCGACCGACGACCAACCGGCCCCGACGCCGGGAACCGACAGCCTCACCGACAGCGTCGACCCCGACGAGGGGGCGACGCCGACGGCGGAGCGGACCATCCTCGAGGCCCGGGATCTGAGCGTCTACTACGGCGAGGAGCAAGCCCTCGACGGCGTCGACATCGAGATTCCCGAAAAGCAGGTCACGGCGGTCATCGGGCCGTCGGGCTGCGGGAAATCGACGTTCCTCCGGTGTATCAACCGGATGAACGATCTCGTCGACGCGGCACGCGTCGAGGGCGAACTGCTGTTCGACGGGAAGAACGTCTACGACGAGGACGTCGACCCCGTCGCCCTGCGGCGGAAGATCGGGATGGTCTTCCAGTCGCCCAACCCGTTCCCGAAGTCGATCCGAGACAACGTCGCCTACGGGCTGAAGGTTCAGGGCAAAGACGAGAACGTCGACGAGCAGGTCCGCAAGGCCCTCGAGCGCGCGGCGCTGCTCGAGGAAGTCGAGGATCAACTCGACTCGAGCGGGCTGGACCTCTCGGGTGGCCAGCAACAGCGGTTGTGTATCGCGCGGGCGATCGCGCCGGACCCGGACGTGATCCTCATGGACGAGCCGGCATCGGCGCTGGACCCGGTCGCGACCTCGAAGATCGAGGACCTGATCGAGGATCTGGCTGAAGAGTACACGGTCGTCATCGTCACCCACAACATGCAACAGGCCGCGCGTATCTCCGACAAGACCGCCGTCTTCCTCACCGGCGGCGAACTCGTCGAGTTCGACGACACCGACAAGATCTTCGAGAACCCCGAACACGACCGCGTCGAGGACTACATCACCGGCAAGTTCGGATAA
- the pstA gene encoding phosphate ABC transporter permease PstA → MAADTPDAAADSGFGRVSRTKDVAFRLLALAATLVGIVSLAVLLANVAVDSIGWLDWQFLTSPPHPNPYEAGFLPALIGSIAIMLLIALITFPLGVGAAVYLEEYASDGYLTKFIQLNIANLAGVPSVVYGLLGLGLFVSLLNLGYGTVFVAAFTVALLILPIVIISAQEAIRAVPDSQRQASYGMGATKWQTIRNVVLPRAMPGIMTGTILALGRAIGETAPLIMIAAPTTVFGVPNSLFSKVSAMPLQIYNWASYPETEFQYGVVAAGVVTLLVVLLTINSIAIIIRNRYQQRT, encoded by the coding sequence ATGGCCGCCGATACGCCCGACGCAGCCGCCGACTCCGGGTTCGGTCGGGTCAGCCGAACGAAAGACGTCGCCTTCCGCCTGCTCGCGCTGGCGGCGACGCTCGTGGGGATCGTTTCGCTCGCGGTCCTGCTGGCGAACGTCGCCGTCGACTCGATCGGCTGGCTCGACTGGCAGTTCCTCACGAGCCCGCCCCATCCGAACCCGTACGAGGCCGGGTTCCTGCCCGCGCTGATCGGCTCCATCGCGATCATGCTGCTGATCGCGCTGATCACGTTCCCGCTCGGCGTCGGCGCGGCGGTCTACCTCGAGGAGTACGCCAGCGACGGCTACCTCACGAAGTTCATCCAACTCAACATCGCCAACCTGGCGGGGGTTCCCTCGGTCGTCTACGGACTGCTGGGACTGGGGCTGTTCGTCAGCCTCCTGAACCTCGGCTACGGGACGGTGTTCGTCGCGGCGTTCACCGTCGCCCTGCTGATCCTGCCGATCGTGATCATCTCGGCCCAGGAGGCGATCCGGGCGGTTCCCGACTCGCAGCGCCAGGCCTCCTACGGGATGGGCGCGACGAAGTGGCAGACGATCCGGAACGTCGTCCTGCCGCGGGCGATGCCCGGGATCATGACCGGAACGATCCTCGCGCTCGGCCGCGCGATCGGTGAAACGGCGCCGCTGATCATGATCGCCGCGCCGACGACCGTCTTCGGGGTCCCCAACAGCCTCTTCAGCAAGGTCAGCGCGATGCCCCTGCAGATCTACAACTGGGCGTCCTACCCCGAAACCGAGTTCCAGTACGGCGTCGTCGCCGCCGGCGTCGTCACGCTGCTCGTCGTCTTGCTCACGATCAACTCCATCGCGATCATCATCCGCAACCGATACCAACAGCGCACGTAA
- the pstC gene encoding phosphate ABC transporter permease subunit PstC: protein MSQPDFSHDGIRTARGRAFRYLFMLCALLSILTTVAILLTLLVDAIDFFAQVSFVEFLTGTRWSPTNDPVAFGVLPLISGTLIITVGAALVALPIGLLTAIYLSEYASERRRAYLKPALEVLAGVPTVVYGYFALVYVTPALDTVLPVELTTFNALSASIMVGIMIIPMVSSISEDAMSAVPDSLRQASYGLGATKFTVSTSVVVPAALSGIFSSFILALSRAIGETMIVAIAAGQTPRLIDVTDPAGLFTNSIQTMTAAMVQIGTGDLVGQGAAYKSLFAVGLTLFVITFVMNLISELVASRYREVYR from the coding sequence ATGAGCCAACCGGACTTCTCCCACGACGGAATCCGCACCGCGCGCGGCAGGGCGTTCCGCTACCTCTTCATGCTGTGTGCGCTCCTGTCGATTCTGACGACCGTCGCCATTTTGCTGACGCTGCTCGTCGACGCAATCGACTTCTTCGCGCAGGTCTCGTTCGTCGAGTTCCTCACGGGCACGCGGTGGAGCCCGACGAACGATCCGGTCGCGTTCGGCGTCTTGCCGCTGATCTCGGGAACGTTGATCATCACCGTCGGCGCGGCGCTGGTCGCGCTCCCGATCGGCCTGCTGACCGCGATCTATCTCAGCGAGTACGCCTCCGAGCGCCGGCGGGCCTACCTGAAACCGGCGCTCGAGGTGCTGGCGGGCGTGCCGACGGTCGTCTACGGCTACTTCGCGCTCGTCTACGTCACGCCGGCGCTAGATACGGTTCTGCCGGTCGAGTTGACGACGTTCAACGCGCTCTCGGCGTCGATCATGGTCGGGATCATGATCATCCCGATGGTCTCCTCGATCAGCGAGGACGCGATGAGCGCCGTTCCCGACTCGCTGCGTCAGGCCAGTTACGGCCTCGGCGCGACGAAGTTCACCGTTTCGACGTCCGTCGTCGTCCCGGCGGCGCTGTCGGGGATCTTCTCCTCCTTTATCCTCGCGCTCTCGCGAGCGATCGGCGAGACGATGATCGTCGCCATCGCCGCGGGACAGACGCCGCGACTGATCGACGTGACCGATCCCGCCGGGCTGTTCACGAACTCGATCCAGACGATGACCGCCGCGATGGTCCAGATCGGGACGGGCGACCTCGTCGGTCAGGGGGCCGCCTACAAGAGCCTCTTCGCGGTCGGACTGACCCTGTTCGTCATCACGTTCGTCATGAATCTCATCAGTGAACTCGTCGCGTCGCGCTACCGGGAGGTGTACCGCTGA
- a CDS encoding PstS family phosphate ABC transporter substrate-binding protein, whose translation MSRDSTASLSTGSGRRDFLAAASVVLSGSLAGCSGVFAAEDDQVNVAGSSTVFPVTEAISSAFSEENPTVNVSLSKTGTGGGFGNFFCAGRTDVNNASREIADAEVEQCGNNGITPLEFPIATDALTVVVNPNADWIDCLTVEQLQEIWRADGAQNWSDINEEWPDQEFELYGAATTSGTFDYFNEAVLGEEFNHTSEYYATERDRTIVQGVQGSEAAMGYFGFAYYSENPDSIKAVAIDDGDGCVEPSTETAKSGEYTPLSRPLFIYIAKESLTEPAVRDFARFYMERAATDLVSEVGYVPITEEQRDENLEKLEAAIEEVTE comes from the coding sequence ATGTCGAGAGATTCAACGGCGTCGCTGTCGACCGGCTCCGGTCGGCGTGATTTTCTCGCCGCGGCAAGCGTCGTCCTCTCGGGCAGCCTCGCCGGCTGTAGCGGCGTGTTCGCCGCGGAGGACGACCAGGTAAACGTCGCGGGGAGCAGCACGGTCTTCCCCGTGACCGAGGCGATCAGTTCCGCCTTTTCCGAGGAGAATCCGACCGTCAACGTCTCGCTCAGTAAGACCGGGACCGGCGGCGGATTCGGGAACTTCTTCTGTGCGGGACGGACCGACGTCAACAACGCGAGTCGGGAGATCGCCGACGCCGAGGTCGAACAGTGCGGGAACAACGGGATCACGCCCCTCGAGTTCCCGATCGCGACGGACGCGTTGACCGTCGTCGTCAATCCGAACGCCGACTGGATCGACTGCCTCACCGTCGAACAGCTCCAGGAGATCTGGCGCGCCGACGGCGCCCAGAACTGGAGCGATATCAACGAGGAGTGGCCCGACCAGGAGTTCGAACTGTACGGCGCCGCCACGACCTCGGGGACGTTCGATTACTTCAACGAGGCGGTCCTCGGCGAGGAGTTCAACCACACGAGCGAGTACTACGCGACCGAGCGCGACCGCACGATCGTCCAGGGCGTCCAGGGGTCGGAGGCCGCGATGGGCTACTTCGGATTCGCCTACTACAGCGAGAACCCGGACTCGATCAAGGCGGTCGCGATCGACGACGGCGACGGGTGCGTCGAACCGTCGACCGAGACGGCCAAGTCGGGCGAGTACACGCCCCTCTCCCGGCCGCTGTTCATCTACATTGCCAAGGAGTCGCTCACGGAACCGGCCGTCCGTGACTTCGCTCGCTTCTACATGGAACGGGCCGCGACCGACCTCGTCTCCGAGGTCGGCTACGTCCCGATCACCGAGGAGCAACGCGACGAGAACCTCGAGAAACTCGAGGCCGCGATCGAGGAGGTGACCGAATGA